A window of Sebastes umbrosus isolate fSebUmb1 chromosome 3, fSebUmb1.pri, whole genome shotgun sequence contains these coding sequences:
- the si:ch211-69b7.6 gene encoding neuroblast differentiation-associated protein AHNAK isoform X3, producing the protein MDAEPSHRRGRSLSEALTLERSAEGGLVVSSIDDSSSANQGLKEGDELLGATINFDHLSKAEVLEVLKLMEPFDDKIQVLTRNNMSKSLGNLHQSAKNPETMLKDSYNKLYNARIKKFMKGDLLSADEDSVNTEVTAKQILQSSSNVNQKHDMGLPRLGVDFGLLKSKTLSTDIGADSQYGAAGELAYDNNLNLPPLGLGLNGTTLSGAQVPRLKVDARNPQFDTPDFHLSGTLPEGPNTTAGIQLPNNDTVDLTMPNLQRPQIGLESNPTFRAPEMGMDLNGSDVSTRDMEINLNGGDITGPSFDTGVPKVGIEGTNKMPKFKMPDLGLSGPSLSGPEGEVNTPDVGTPDVPSGKLGLMYSKRLKNPDLNVDNPSGYVESPKLSLTGRSPDLDLDIPGVDVPQLDLHGQDIDMPSGKVKVPLKKQKIDPKSTDLDVDAPFGKLTKPKFGFTGKSEVDVKTPKIKGGINAPNVNLPKAGLKGSDLAISTPSVGTKVPSGKYKAPKFKMPKFDLPDIRVPNFNGDLEGPDVRLAAPDLKAGLVDLNVPSTDLDFGSSSGKLKMPGFGLSRPKVKGPQYELKTPGMDVSAPKFKGGGINLPGGDIKGPKLDLNSPDMDVNMPSGKLGIDADAPSGNLKLPKLKLFGALPKSKDMDINAGMKTPELAQKSPKINGIDVPDVSVPKVDLQAPNFDLNSPDVNIGSPKGKFAMPKLNVPSLDLSGPKGGLDVDASLNRPRLPSGGFDIDAPSFDLKGPKHLPNMDLKAPKIKGGIGAPDWDLPNMDLKAPKIKGGIGAPDWDLPNMDLKAPKIDMNTPNVNISSPKAKLKMPKLKMPKFPSLKGPEFDGNLDGPDVDVNVPKVNLKGPKADMGLPDFDISGPSGKLKKPNFNLPNFGLSGPKLDGPNLDLKTPDLGLSGPNLSGGLNAPDINMPKIDLKSPKLDLNTPKLNFGGPSGKLKMPELHAPDWDVNAPSGKLKMPKFDLSGKLPKGPNMDINTDLNSPDLSLNAPEIKGGIDAPDWDLPNMNLKSPKLDVNTPNVNIGSPKAKFKMPKFKTPKFHFSSLKGPEIGGNLDGPDVDVNVPKVNLKGPKADMGMPDFDISGPSGKFKKPNFNLPNFGLSGPKLDGPNLDLKTPDLGLSGPNLSGGLDAPDINMPKVDLKSPKLDLNTPKLNFGGPSGKLKMPELHAPDWDVNAPSGKLKMPKFDLSGKLPKGPNMDINTDLNSPDLSLNAPKIKGGIDAPDLNSPKMNLKSPKLDVNTPDVNIGSPKAKFKMPKLKMPKFHFPSLKGPEIDGNLDGPDVDVNVPKVNLKGPKADMGLPDFDISGPSGKFKKPNFNLPNFGLSGPKLDGPNLDLKTPDLGLSGPNLSGGLDAPDINMPKVDLKSPKLDLNTPKLNFGGPSGKLKMPELHAPDWDVNAPSGKLKMPKFDLSGKLPKGPNMDINTDLNSPNLSLNAPKIKGGIDTPDLDLPNINLKSPKLDVNTPDVNISSPKAKFKMPKLKMPKFHFPSLKGPEIDGNLDGPDVDVNVPKVNLKGPKADVGMPDFDISGPSGKFKKPNFNLPNFGLSGPKLDGPNLDLKTPDLGLSGPNLSGGLNAPDINMPKVDLKSPKLDLNTPKLNLGGPSGKLKMPELHAPNWDANAPSGKLKMPKFDLSGKLPKIKGGIDAPDLDLPNMGLKAPKLDMNTPDVNIGSKLNMPKLKMPKFDLSGKLPKIKGGIDTPDLDLPNMGLKAPKLDMNTPDMNIGSKLNMPKLKMPKVNLPNLKGPEIDGNFDGPDINAPNINLKGPTTDFDIPDVDFGSRFKKPHLKMPDVGFSSPELEGPNFDFKSPDFNAKLPKGPNLNLNSDLKTPDFNLKAPKLKGGINAPKLGLPNMDLHAPKLNMDTPNVNMPSLKTPDLSLSGPKAKMPDLNLAGPSLKGPGLSMPDLHLPDTSFKGPKLDLNAKRPDLGINGNIGRPDMNFNAPNVKGGIRGPDVDMNVPSGNIQGPQTDFDMANRKFKLPSFKLPQFGGPDLSRTGSDIDFGASLRPTNLDISPPNAKLNMKPPQLLKGDFTGPNVSAPNMPKVSMRNPALHLKSPDLDIDDPSLNFNGPSYKNRRSDIPGVNMRMPDLDVDGNVRLHHTDRQPPRYKDRSSYPTMDAGFGHHIDYKRSDLNIDDFTGRDHVLRARGSKLDFQAPPNYGQVISPSGVKMRDPRHTRRVPSGEVDIYSMHRRSLQQVPNARLPHFSQDQGIRVPDSSDGYYVTVFPDQAQSQRTPNLKYNSLGGPDFHPGNIDLEVPRGNDLKGESTFFYSNLI; encoded by the exons ATGGACGCTGAG CCATCACACCGCCGGGGAAGGAGTCTCTCTGAGGCGCTGACCTTGGAGCGATCAGCGGAGGGCGGCCTCGTCGTTTCCAGCATTGACGACAGTTCTTCAGCCAATCAGGGACTGAAGGAAG GGGATGAACTTTTGGGGGCAACAATAAATTTTGATCACCTGTCAAAAGCCGAGGTGTTAGAAGTACTGAAGCTGATGGAGCCGTTTGATGACAAGATCCAGGTCCTCACCAGGAACAACATGAGCAAGAGCCTCGGAAACTTGCACCAGAGTGCTAAGAATCCTGAGACG ATGCTGAAGGATTCCTACAACAAACTCTACAATGCCAGAATCAAGAAGTTTATGAAAGGTGACTTGCTCAGTGCAGACGAGGACTCTGTGAACACGGAGGTTACTGCCAAGCAAATTCTACAAAGCTCATCCAACGTCAACCAAAAGCACGACATGGGGTTGCCTCGCCTCGGAGTTGACTTTGGACTTTTGAAAAGCAAAACTCTGTCCACAGACATTGGTGCTGATTCACAATATGGTGCTGCTGGAGAATTAGCATATGACAACAATCTGAACCTTCCACCGTTGGGTCTCGGGCTGAATGGGACTACTCTAAGTGGAGCTCAGGTACCAAGACTGAAAGTTGATGCTAGAAATCCACAGTTTGACACTCCAGACTTCCATCTGTCCGGAACATTACCAGAGGGTCCAAACACTACGGCTGGTATACAACTGCCAAACAATGACACAGTTGACTTGACAATGCCAAATCTTCAAAGACCTCAAATTGGACTGGAAAGCAACCCAACCTTTAGAGCTCCAGAAATGGGTATGGACTTAAACGGTTCAGATGTTAGCACCCGTGACATGGAAATAAACCTTAATGGGGGAGATATCACTGGTCCATCCTTTGACACCGGTGTTCCCAAAGTGGGAATTGAAGGAACAAACAAAATGCCAAAATTCAAAATGCCAGACCTGGGCCTCTCTGGACCTTCTTTGAGTGGTCCAGAAGGCGAGGTCAACACACCTGATGTAGGAACCCCAGATGTTCCCTCAGGTAAACTCGGTCTCATGTATTCCAAGAGGCTGAAAAACCCAGATCTAAATGTGGACAACCCTTCTGGTTATGTAGAGTCACCCAAGCTCAGCTTGACTGGGAGATCTCCTGACTTAGATCTAGACATTCCAGGTGTTGATGTACCACAACTTGATTTACATGGGCAGGACATTGACATGCCTTCAGGGAAAGTCAAAGTGCCACTTAAGAAACAAAAGATTGATCCTAAATCTACGGATTTAGATGTGGATGCCCCATTTGGTAAATTGACTAAGCCCAAATTTGGGTTCACAGGCAAAAGTGAAGTTGATGTTAAAACACCAAAGATAAAAGGTGGGATTAATGCACCTAATGTAAATCTACCAAAAGCTGGTCTAAAAGGATCAGATTTAGCCATTAGCACTCCATCGGTTGGCACTAAAGTTCCATCTGGAAAATACAAAGCTCCTAAGTTTAAAATGCCCAAATTTGATTTACCAGACATTCGAGTTCCAAATTTTAATGGAGATTTAGAGGGACCAGATGTGCGGTTGGCAGCACCAGATCTCAAAGCTGGATTGGTTGACCTAAATGTACCCTCAACTGACTTGGATTTTGGAAGCTCATCTGGAAAACTCAAAATGCCAGGCTTTGGCCTATCTAGGCCTAAAGTTAAAGGCCCTCAATACGAGTTAAAAACTCCAGGCATGGATGTGTCCGCTCCCAAGTTTAAAGGGGGGGGCATCAATTTGCCTGGTGGTGATATCAAAGGCCCAAAGCTAGACCTTAATAGCCCTGATATGGATGTTAATATGCCTTCTGGTAAATTAGGCATTGACGCAGATGCTCCTTCTGGCAACCTTAAACTGCCAAAATTGAAGCTCTTTGGCGCATTACCAAAGAGTAAAGATATGGATATCAATGCAGGGatgaaaacacctgaactagCTCAGAAATCCCCAAAGATAAATGGCATAGATGTTCCTGATGTGAGTGTACCAAAAGTGGATCTTCAAGCTCCAAATTTTGATCTCAACTCCCCAGATGTAAACATTGGTTCACCCAAAGGAAAATTTGCAATGCCAAAGCTGAATGTACCCAGCTTAGACTTGTCAGGTCCAAAAGGAGGACTCGATGTGGATGCATCTCTAAACAGACCACGCCTACCATCAGGTGGTTTTGATATTGATGCACCTTCATTTGATCTGAAAGGCCCAAAACATTTACCAAACATGGATCTTAAAGCTCCAAAGATAAAGGGTGGAATTGGTGCCCCTGACTGGGACTTACCAAACATGGATCTTAAAGCTCCAAAGATAAAGGGTGGAATTGGTGCCCCTGACTGGGACTTACCAAACATGGACCTTAAAGCTCCAAAAATTGATATGAACACTCCAAATGTCAACATTAGTTCACCCAAAGCAAAATTAAAGATGCCCAAATTAAAGATGCCTAAATTTCCAAGCCTAAAAGGACCTGAGTTTGATGGAAACTTGGATGGCCCAGATGTTGATGTAAATGTACCCAAGGTCAACCTCAAAGGTCCTAAAGCTGATATGGGATTGCCAGATTTTGATATTTCTGGTCCAtctggaaaattaaaaaagccAAATTTTAACCTGCCTAATTTTGGGCTTTCTGGTCCAAAGTTAGATGGTCCTAACCTGGACCTCAAAACACCTGATCTAGGTCTATCTGGTCCTAATCTCAGTGGTGGCTTAAATGCACCTGACATAAACATGCCGaaaattgatcttaaaagcccCAAACTGGACCTTAATACCCCAAAACTCAACTTTGGTGGGCCATCAGGTAAACTGAAAATGCCAGAGCTTCATGCTCCAGACTGGGATGTTAATGCTCCCTCGGGCAAATTGAAAATGCCTAAATTTGATCTTTCAGGTAAATTACCGAAGGGACCAAATATGGACATAAACACTGATCTGAATTCACCAGATCTGAGCCTGAATGCCCCAGAGATAAAGGGTGGAATTGATGCCCCTGACTGGGACTTaccaaacatgaacctgaaatcTCCCAAGTTAGATGTGAACACTCCAAATGTCAACATTGGTTCACCCAAAGCAAAATTTAAAATGCCCAAATTTAAAACGCCTAAATTTCACTTCTCAAGTCTAAAAGGACCTGAGATTGGCGGAAACTTGGATGGCCCAGATGTAGATGTAAATGTACCCAAGGTCAACCTCAAAGGTCCTAAAGCTGATATGGGAATGCCAGATTTTGATATTTCTGGTCCATCTGGAAAATTCAAAAAGCCAAATTTTAACCTGCCTAATTTTGGGCTTTCTGGTCCAAAGTTAGATGGCCCTAACCTGGACCTCAAAACACCTGATTTAGGTCTATCTGGTCCTAATCTCAGTGGTGGCTTAGATGCACCAGACATAAACATGCCCAAGGTTGACCTCAAAAGCCCAAAGCTGGACCTCAATACCCCAAAGTTGAACTTTGGTGGGCCATCAGGTAAACTGAAAATGCCAGAGCTTCATGCTCCAGACTGGGATGTTAATGCTCCCTCGGGCAAATTGAAAATGCCTAAATTTGATCTTTCAGGTAAATTACCGAAGGGACCAAATATGGACATAAACACTGATCTGAATTCACCAGATCTGAGCCTGAATGCCCCAAAGATAAAGGGTGGAATTGATGCCCCTGACTTGAACTCACCAAAAATGAACCTGAAATCTCCCAAGTTAGATGTGAACACTCCAGATGTCAACATTGGTTCACCCAAAGCAAAATTTAAAATGCCCAAATTGAAAATGCCTAAATTCCACTTCCCAAGTCTAAAAGGACCTGAGATTGATGGAAACTTGGATGGCCCAGATGTAGATGTTAATGTACCCAAGGTCAACCTCAAAGGTCCTAAAGCTGATATGGGATTGCCAGATTTTGATATTTCTGGTCCATCTGGAAAATTCAAAAAGCCAAATTTTAACCTGCCTAATTTTGGGCTTTCTGGTCCAAAGTTAGATGGTCCTAACCTGGACCTCAAAACACCTGATTTAGGTCTATCTGGTCCTAATCTCAGTGGTGGCTTAGATGCACCAGACATAAACATGCCCAAGGTTGACCTCAAAAGCCCAAAGCTGGACCTCAATACCCCAAAGTTGAACTTTGGTGGGCCATCAGGAAAACTGAAAATGCCAGAGCTTCATGCTCCAGACTGGGATGTTAATGCTCCCTCGGGCAAATTGAAAATGCCTAAATTTGATCTTTCAGGTAAATTACCGAAGGGACCAAATATGGACATAAACACTGATCTGAATTCACCAAATCTGAGCCTGAATGCCCCAAAGATAAAGGGTGGAATTGATACCCCTGACTTAGACTTACCAAACATAAACCTGAAATCTCCCAAGTTAGATGTGAACACTCCAGATGTCAACATTAGTTCACCCAAAGCAAAATTTAAAATGCCCAAATTGAAAATGCCTAAATTCCACTTCCCAAGTCTAAAAGGACCTGAGATTGATGGAAACTTGGATGGCCCAGATGTTGATGTAAATGTACCCAAGGTCAACCTCAAAGGTCCTAAAGCTGATGTGGGAATGCCAGATTTTGATATTTCTGGTCCATCTGGAAAATTCAAAAAGCCAAATTTTAACCTGCCTAATTTTGGGCTTTCTGGTCCAAAGTTAGATGGCCCTAACCTGGACCTCAAAACACCTGATCTAGGTCTATCCGGTCCTAATCTCAGTGGTGGCTTAAATGCACCTGACATAAACATGCCCAAGGTTGACCTCAAAAGCCCCAAACTGGACCTTAATACCCCAAAGTTGAACTTAGGTGGGCCATCAGGTAAACTGAAAATGCCAGAGCTTCATGCTCCAAACTGGGATGCTAATGCTCCCTCGGGCAAATTGAAAATGCCTAAATTTGATCTTTCAGGTAAATTGCCAAAG ATAAAGGGTGGAATTGATGCCCCTGACTTGGACTTGCCTAATATGGGCCTTAAAGCTCCCAAATTAGACATGAACACTCCGGATGTGAACATTGGATCAAAGCTGAATATGCCGAAATTGAAAATGCCGAAATTTGATCTTTCAGGTAAATTGCCAAAGATAAAGGGTGGAATTGATACCCCTGACTTGGACTTGCCTAATATGGGCCTCAAAGCCCCCAAATTAGACATGAACACTCCAGATATGAACATTGGATCAAAGCTGAATATGCCAAAATTGAAAATGCCTAAAGTTAATCTACCAAACCTAAAAGGACCTGAGATTGATGGAAACTTTGATGGCCCAGACATCAATGCACCCAACATCAACCTCAAAGGGCCCACAACTGACTTTGATATACCAGATGTTGATTTTGGCAGCCGATTTAAAAAGCCACATTTGAAAATGCCTGATGTGGGGTTTTCTAGTCCAGAGTTAGAAGGCCCAAACTTTGACTTCAAGTCACCAGATTTTAATGCCAAATTACCAAAAGGACCCAATTTGAATTTAAATTCGGACCTAAAAACTCCAGATTTTAATCTCAAAGCTCCAAAATTGAAAGGTGGAATCAATGCCCCCAAATTGGGATTACCAAACATGGACCTTCACGCtcccaaattaaatatggaCACCCCAAATGTCAACATGCCAAGTTTAAAGACACCAGACCTCAGTCTCTCTGGACCTAAGGCAAAAATGCCAGACCTGAATCTTGCAGGACCTTCACTGAAAGGCCCTGGTCTAAGTATGCCAGACTTACACTTGCCTGATACCAGTTTCAAAGGTCCCAAGCTAGACCTCAATGCAAAACGTCCTGATCTTGGAATAAATGGTAACATAGGACGACCTGATATGAACTTCAATGCCCCTAATGTCAAAGGAGGAATAAGAGGTCCAGATGTTGACATGAATGTTCCCTCAGGGAACATCCAGGGTCCTCAGACTGATTTTGATATGGCAAACAGAAAATTCAAACTCCCTTCTTTCAAGCTGCCTCAGTTTGGAGGTCCAGATCTTAGCAGGACAGGGTCCGATATTGACTTTGGTGCATCTCTGAGACCAACAAATCTGGATATTTCTCCTCCAAATGCAAAACTGAATATGAAACCACCACAGTTACTGAAGGGGGATTTCACAGGTCCGAATGTTAGTGCTCCAAACATGCCGAAAGTGTCAATGCGGAATCCAGCGCTGCATCTCAAATCTCCAGATCTTGACATTGATGATCCTTCACTAAATTTCAATGGACCTTCTTATAAGAATCGCAGGTCAGATATCCCAGGGGTAAACATGAGAATGCCTGACCTGGATGTGGATGGAAATGTCCGACTTCATCACACTGACAGGCAGCCACCCAGGTACAAAGACAGGTCCAGCTACCCTACGATGGATGCTGGTTTTGGCCACCACATTGATTACAAGCGTTCAGATCTCAACATTGATGATTTCACAGGAAGGGATCACGTGCTTAGAGCCAGAGGTTCAAAACTGGACTTCCAGGCGCCACCTAACTACGGACAGGTGATCTCCCCATCAGGTGTTAAAATGAGGGACCCCAGACACACCAGAAGAGTTCCTTCTGGTGAGGTTGACATCTATTCAATGCACCGCAGATCATTGCAGCAAGTACCTAACGCACGTTTGCCACATTTCTCTCAAGACCAAGGAATAAGAGTCCCTGACAGTTCAGATGGATACTACGTCACTGTTTTCCCCGACCAAGCACAAAGTCAACGAACGCCAAACCTCAAATATAACTCACTTGGGGGGCctgactttcatccaggaaacATTGACCTTGAGGTTCCACGAGGAAATGACCTAAAAGGGGAATCCACTTTCTTTTACTCCAACCTCATATAG